The Algoriphagus sp. TR-M9 genome has a window encoding:
- a CDS encoding pyridoxal phosphate-dependent aminotransferase codes for MNHTFNRRTWIKSSLMAMGSMALAPAFASAKNKSMAVYQPESILNEHIPAFNFDEARLVAKLNANENPYGPSPKVIKAISDSISLGNRYGHGEARELLTMIAEKEGVSPDHIMLSPGSSDILEKVAFVQFMNGGNVVSADPSYMSLMNTAQKLGATWKPTLLTKDFQHDLDAMEAAVDSETNLVYICNPNNPTGSITDATKLRAFCSKVSEKTPVFIDEAYLEFLDNPEKSSMVGLVAEGKDVIIARTFSKIHGMAGLRIGYMVAQPERIESITSKVRSTMGLCVTSLNGAIASLKEESFLSSCRDMNTACREYTKGEIAAMGYDIIPSHTSFMIFPLRMEGQPFMKGMYDSGVGIRVFNIDNKPWCRVSMGTKEEMEIFVDAFKKVTA; via the coding sequence ATGAATCACACATTTAACAGAAGAACTTGGATCAAATCCAGCCTGATGGCCATGGGCTCAATGGCTTTGGCACCTGCATTTGCTTCCGCAAAAAATAAATCAATGGCTGTCTATCAGCCAGAATCCATCCTGAATGAGCATATCCCGGCATTTAATTTTGATGAGGCTAGACTGGTAGCCAAATTAAACGCTAACGAAAATCCTTACGGCCCCTCACCCAAAGTCATCAAGGCAATCTCCGACTCAATTTCCTTAGGCAACAGATACGGTCATGGAGAAGCAAGAGAGCTGCTGACCATGATCGCAGAAAAAGAAGGCGTAAGCCCTGATCACATCATGCTCTCTCCTGGTTCTTCGGATATTTTGGAGAAAGTGGCATTTGTCCAGTTTATGAATGGAGGAAACGTAGTCTCTGCAGATCCATCCTACATGTCACTGATGAACACCGCACAAAAACTGGGGGCTACCTGGAAACCCACCTTACTGACAAAGGACTTTCAGCACGATCTGGATGCTATGGAAGCTGCTGTAGATTCCGAGACTAATCTGGTCTATATCTGTAATCCAAACAACCCAACCGGATCGATCACTGATGCTACCAAACTTCGTGCATTCTGTTCCAAAGTCTCCGAGAAAACCCCGGTTTTTATTGACGAAGCCTATTTGGAATTTCTGGACAATCCTGAGAAAAGTTCAATGGTAGGCCTAGTAGCGGAAGGCAAGGATGTCATCATAGCCAGAACATTCTCTAAAATCCACGGAATGGCCGGCCTGAGAATCGGCTATATGGTGGCCCAGCCTGAACGGATCGAAAGCATCACTTCCAAAGTACGAAGTACCATGGGGCTATGCGTGACTTCTCTCAATGGAGCTATTGCCAGCTTAAAAGAAGAATCCTTTCTGAGCAGCTGTCGCGATATGAACACCGCTTGCAGAGAATATACCAAAGGAGAAATCGCAGCCATGGGATACGATATCATCCCATCCCATACCAGCTTTATGATCTTCCCATTGAGAATGGAGGGACAGCCATTTATGAAGGGAATGTATGATAGCGGAGTAGGCATACGGGTATTCAATATCGACAACAAACCTTGGTGCCGGGTAAGTATGGGCACCAAAGAGGAGATGGAAATCTTCGTCGATGCCTTCAAGAAAGTAACAGCATAG
- a CDS encoding SusD/RagB family nutrient-binding outer membrane lipoprotein translates to MKRIYQYTTAILLLTFGTMTSCTKDFEEINTDPNNPVSISPSLLLPNAIQTVVDRYWGHSTRYQRLNIDAAMCWIQHLSRNIYINAEGDSYEIPLTISSGTWNSIYNESLINFERVKTLSAPGSSFENANYQGIAMTMQSFAFAYLTDVFGPIPYTEALQGTGEEPINSPKYDSQEEIYAGILNELMEANDLLSTDGPTVEGDILFNGDIMKWKRFANSLTLRIANRQASQKPAESRAIMAQILGDPSKYPVFENVEQAAELHHFDVIGSRNKMFDVFSTRSDWNISSTLIDKLLELDDERITVYAQPLEDGSYAGLPNGLTDAAAGTYNASRIGLKYLDPTAPSVLMTYAELEFIKAEAALDGDIEGDAAEYLESAIKASFRQQGLIMPDDYMSRIGGVTKESIMTQKWIALFGQGVEAWNEYRRTGYPVMPPPNPNAVFSNEGVLPTRIEYPSSEYSLNKTNLDEGISKLGGSDNMRTPLWWVE, encoded by the coding sequence ATGAAAAGAATATATCAATATACGACCGCTATTCTCCTTCTGACTTTTGGTACGATGACTTCCTGTACCAAAGATTTTGAAGAGATCAATACTGACCCAAACAACCCCGTATCCATCTCACCTTCTCTGCTTTTGCCAAACGCAATTCAAACGGTAGTAGACCGATATTGGGGTCATAGCACTCGCTATCAGCGATTGAACATAGATGCGGCAATGTGCTGGATACAGCACTTGTCAAGAAACATCTACATCAATGCTGAGGGAGACAGCTACGAAATCCCACTGACCATTTCATCTGGGACCTGGAACAGTATTTACAACGAATCCCTGATCAATTTTGAACGGGTAAAAACGCTCTCGGCACCGGGATCTTCTTTTGAAAACGCCAATTATCAAGGCATTGCCATGACCATGCAGTCTTTTGCCTTTGCTTATCTGACAGATGTTTTTGGCCCCATCCCCTACACTGAAGCGCTACAAGGTACAGGCGAAGAACCTATCAACTCTCCTAAATATGACTCGCAGGAGGAAATCTATGCCGGAATCCTCAATGAACTGATGGAAGCAAATGACTTGCTGTCTACGGATGGACCTACCGTGGAAGGTGACATTCTCTTCAACGGAGACATCATGAAATGGAAGCGCTTTGCCAATTCTCTGACTCTTCGAATTGCCAATAGACAAGCCAGCCAAAAGCCGGCCGAATCCCGAGCTATAATGGCTCAGATTCTAGGTGACCCGAGCAAGTATCCCGTTTTCGAAAATGTAGAACAGGCAGCAGAACTACATCACTTTGATGTGATAGGCAGTAGAAACAAAATGTTTGATGTTTTCTCTACCCGGTCTGACTGGAACATCAGCAGTACCTTGATAGACAAATTACTGGAGCTGGATGATGAGCGGATTACCGTGTATGCCCAGCCTTTGGAAGACGGTTCCTATGCAGGCCTGCCTAATGGACTCACTGATGCTGCAGCAGGAACTTATAACGCTTCCAGAATCGGATTGAAATACCTAGACCCTACCGCTCCGAGCGTACTAATGACCTATGCGGAACTGGAGTTTATCAAAGCGGAAGCTGCGCTAGATGGAGACATCGAAGGTGATGCTGCTGAATATCTGGAGAGCGCCATCAAAGCCTCATTTAGACAGCAAGGTTTGATCATGCCGGATGACTATATGAGCAGAATAGGCGGAGTGACTAAAGAAAGCATCATGACGCAAAAATGGATAGCCCTATTCGGACAAGGGGTAGAAGCCTGGAACGAATACCGTAGAACTGGCTATCCGGTGATGCCACCCCCAAATCCTAATGCAGTTTTCTCAAATGAAGGGGTTTTACCTACCAGAATTGAATACCCAAGTTCTGAATACTCTCTGAACAAGACGAACCTAGACGAAGGCATCAGCAAACTGGGCGGGTCAGACAATATGAGAACACCTCTATGGTGGGTAGAATAA
- a CDS encoding AEC family transporter has product MSIALQKTLSLILLIVIGLFLQKKLQSEDQKKGLKTIILNIALPAMIFVALLKIEINPDLMILPVLALIFNIVMILVTRYALPLFGVKGDTPAMRTLMLLLPSLAPGLTCFPFIVEYLGDDVLAWAALSDIGNKIFVLILAYMLAMSWYYKNQSLKSKSNTQKIKQLLLAMVSEPINMVILVAIGLLSLGINMDNLPGFLSASVLMMKDMMTPLVLIFIGIAVIFKWDQLRMIASLLTFRAGITFLISGLFIWLVPMPSEAAILLAVVFPQSAVSFWPFAHMSAVRKLEHENEDQKSNPTFDLELGVNVLAVSMPFSTLLILGVFTSGSYFLNPVHVISIGSIMIGAAVLPKAIALVKSADFSWENLRGKELKDSSVEQ; this is encoded by the coding sequence ATGAGTATTGCACTTCAAAAAACCTTATCGCTGATTCTTCTAATAGTTATTGGACTATTTCTTCAAAAAAAACTCCAAAGTGAAGATCAGAAAAAGGGTTTAAAAACAATCATACTCAACATCGCACTGCCAGCCATGATTTTCGTCGCTTTGCTGAAGATCGAAATCAATCCGGATTTAATGATACTACCGGTTTTGGCTTTGATTTTCAACATAGTGATGATTCTGGTCACGCGTTATGCACTACCGCTTTTTGGAGTGAAGGGAGATACCCCAGCCATGCGTACGCTGATGCTGCTTCTCCCCTCTTTGGCTCCTGGGCTCACCTGCTTCCCCTTTATAGTGGAATATCTCGGTGATGACGTGCTGGCCTGGGCAGCGCTTTCTGATATTGGAAATAAGATTTTTGTGCTCATTCTAGCTTATATGCTGGCTATGTCCTGGTATTACAAGAATCAAAGCCTGAAATCCAAATCCAATACTCAGAAAATCAAACAGCTGCTTCTGGCCATGGTCAGCGAACCCATCAACATGGTGATCCTAGTAGCTATTGGCTTGCTCAGTTTGGGTATCAACATGGATAATTTACCGGGTTTTCTCAGTGCCTCGGTACTGATGATGAAGGACATGATGACTCCCTTGGTCTTGATTTTCATAGGAATCGCAGTCATATTCAAGTGGGATCAGCTAAGGATGATTGCTTCTTTGCTCACTTTCAGAGCAGGGATCACTTTTCTGATTTCCGGATTGTTTATCTGGCTGGTTCCCATGCCTTCAGAGGCGGCTATCCTACTCGCAGTGGTTTTTCCACAGAGTGCAGTCAGCTTCTGGCCGTTTGCACACATGTCGGCAGTACGCAAGCTGGAGCATGAAAACGAAGACCAGAAAAGCAATCCCACATTCGATCTGGAACTTGGGGTCAATGTGCTGGCAGTATCCATGCCATTCAGCACCCTGCTCATTTTAGGGGTATTCACCTCTGGATCCTATTTCTTAAATCCCGTTCACGTAATTTCCATAGGCAGTATTATGATCGGAGCAGCCGTATTGCCAAAGGCAATCGCATTGGTGAAAAGCGCAGATTTCAGCTGGGAAAACCTGAGAGGAAAAGAACTTAAAGACAGTTCGGTAGAACAATAG